One Saccharopolyspora erythraea NRRL 2338 genomic region harbors:
- a CDS encoding (2Fe-2S)-binding protein, whose amino-acid sequence MHVTINVNGEEHGDEVEDRTLLVHYIRDTRGLTGTNVGCDTTSCGACTVLLDGESVKSCTVLAAQADGHSVTTIEGLADGESMHPVQRAFQEKHGLQCGFCTPGMVMASVSLLRENPNPTDAEVRSGLEGNICRCTGYHNIVESVLAAAERTTEAAE is encoded by the coding sequence GTGCACGTCACGATCAACGTCAACGGCGAGGAGCACGGCGATGAGGTCGAGGACCGCACGCTGCTCGTCCACTACATCCGGGACACCCGCGGGCTCACCGGCACCAACGTCGGCTGCGACACGACCTCCTGCGGGGCGTGCACCGTGCTGCTCGACGGCGAGTCGGTGAAGTCCTGCACGGTGCTGGCCGCGCAGGCCGACGGCCACTCGGTCACCACGATCGAGGGCCTGGCCGACGGCGAGTCCATGCACCCGGTGCAGCGCGCCTTCCAGGAGAAGCACGGGCTGCAGTGCGGGTTCTGCACACCGGGAATGGTGATGGCGTCGGTGTCCCTGCTGCGCGAGAACCCGAACCCGACCGACGCCGAGGTGCGCAGCGGGCTCGAGGGCAACATCTGCCGCTGCACCGGTTACCACAACATCGTGGAGTCGGTGCTCGCCGCGGCGGAGCGGACCACGGAGGCTGCCGAATGA
- a CDS encoding cytochrome P450 translates to MTGASEVEWPAADAPSDCPVQEVPAAPQEHAVRMYGPILQRDPKELYREMRREHGPVAPILLEGDLPAWLVLGYREVHQVTTDSELFARNSRRWNHWDDVPEGHPLWPWLGIDHSVLVSEGEEHRRRAGAISDALAAVDQFELWDHCARIADRLIDSFAGSGRADLIAEYTDRIPLLVVTTMFGMTEEQTRNLIGDLSTTIDAAEGAGAAHNRVVDRMRALLAVKRERPGNDLPTRLLGHPSTADDDECAIDLVILLTAAHQPTASWIGNTLRLLLTDERFALTLSGGRRSVGDALNEVLWEDSPVSNLLGRWAARDTQLGGRAIRKGDLLLLGYNAANSDPQVWPDGTNAHMAGNHAHMAFGHGEHGCPFPAPELAEVIAKSTIEVLLDRLPDLRLAVEPEALRWRQSTTIRGLVDLPVEFSPTYAKRP, encoded by the coding sequence ATGACCGGTGCGTCCGAAGTCGAGTGGCCCGCGGCCGACGCGCCGTCGGACTGCCCCGTGCAGGAGGTGCCCGCCGCGCCGCAGGAGCACGCCGTGCGCATGTACGGGCCGATCCTGCAGCGCGATCCCAAGGAGCTGTACCGGGAGATGCGCCGCGAGCACGGTCCGGTGGCGCCGATCCTGCTGGAGGGCGACCTGCCCGCGTGGCTGGTGCTCGGCTACCGCGAGGTGCACCAGGTCACCACCGACTCCGAGCTGTTCGCGCGCAACTCGCGGCGCTGGAACCACTGGGACGACGTCCCCGAGGGCCACCCGCTGTGGCCTTGGCTGGGCATCGACCACTCGGTGCTGGTCTCCGAGGGCGAGGAGCACCGGCGCCGGGCCGGCGCGATCAGCGACGCGCTGGCGGCGGTGGACCAGTTCGAGCTGTGGGACCACTGCGCGCGCATCGCCGACCGGCTGATCGACTCTTTCGCGGGCAGCGGGCGCGCCGACCTGATCGCCGAGTACACCGACCGGATCCCGCTGCTGGTGGTCACCACCATGTTCGGCATGACCGAGGAGCAGACGCGGAACCTGATCGGCGACCTGTCGACCACGATCGACGCCGCCGAAGGTGCCGGGGCCGCCCACAACCGGGTCGTGGACCGGATGCGCGCTCTGCTCGCGGTCAAGCGCGAACGGCCGGGCAACGACCTGCCGACGCGGCTGCTGGGGCACCCGTCGACCGCCGACGACGACGAGTGCGCCATCGACCTGGTCATCCTGCTGACCGCCGCGCACCAGCCGACCGCGAGCTGGATCGGCAACACACTGCGGCTGCTGCTGACCGACGAGCGCTTCGCGCTGACCCTCTCCGGCGGCCGGCGCAGCGTGGGCGACGCGCTGAACGAGGTGCTGTGGGAGGACAGCCCGGTGTCCAACCTCCTGGGGCGCTGGGCGGCGCGCGACACCCAGCTCGGCGGCCGCGCCATCCGCAAGGGCGACCTGCTGCTGCTGGGCTACAACGCCGCCAACTCCGACCCGCAGGTGTGGCCGGACGGCACCAACGCGCACATGGCGGGCAACCACGCGCACATGGCGTTCGGGCACGGGGAGCACGGTTGCCCGTTCCCCGCGCCGGAGCTGGCCGAGGTGATCGCGAAGTCGACCATCGAGGTGCTGCTGGACCGGTTGCCGGATCTGCGCCTGGCGGTGGAGCCCGAGGCCCTGAGGTGGCGGCAGTCCACCACGATCCGCGGTCTGGTCGACCTGCCGGTGGAGTTCAGCCCGACCTACGCCAAGCGCCCCTGA
- a CDS encoding xanthine dehydrogenase family protein molybdopterin-binding subunit, protein MSILGTRVERREDPRLLTSGGVYVDDLREPALEGAAHVTFVRSPMAHARIEAIDVADAAAMPGVLGVFTGADLDVDPVAPGPGLGGQPLPSAMARPHLARDVVRYVGEPVAAVVTETRAQGVDAAELVSVDYEPLDAVVDVDDALRDEVLLFPEAGTNTAARSGERDESLFDGCEVVVTRRIENQRLAAAPLETRAAACAWGDDGRLTMWLSNQNAQACRDAVQAQLGLDEGQVRVITPDVGGGFGAKIGIDPDAVLLGWLSRRAGRPLRWSESRSENMVAMTHGRGQRQIVTIGGDREGRILAYRLDLVQDLGAYPLMSAFLPTFTGLMAGGPYDIAKVETTARCVVTNTMSTAAYRGAGRPEATAAIERAVDLFAAEVGLDPAEVRRRNAVRAEQFPYRTATGLVYDSGEYVRAIDAVLDAADYRALREEQARRRAEGAIRQLGLGISLYVEITAPNNTEGEHGRVEVLPDGSALVLTGSSAHGQGHATSFAMLVADQLGIDIDRVQVVHGDTDRVPAGAGTMGSRSLQLGGSAVQRAAVDVRDKGRALAAELIEIDERDVELVDGDWRVRGAASVGISWAELAERASDRGGLAADVHFVSDSPTFPFGVHLAVVEVDTETGAVEHVRHVTVDDAGPVLNPVLAEGQRHGGIAQGAAQALLEHMSYDADGNPQTANFADYAIITASELPRFELLRMETPTTLNPLGVKGIGEAGTIGATPAVHNAVVDALSHLGVSHIDMPTTPERVWAAINEA, encoded by the coding sequence TTGAGCATTCTCGGCACCAGGGTCGAACGCCGCGAGGACCCGCGCCTGCTCACCTCCGGCGGCGTCTACGTCGACGACCTCCGGGAACCGGCGCTGGAAGGCGCCGCCCACGTGACCTTCGTGCGCAGTCCCATGGCGCACGCCAGGATCGAGGCGATCGACGTCGCCGACGCCGCGGCGATGCCCGGCGTGCTCGGCGTCTTCACCGGCGCGGACCTCGACGTCGACCCGGTGGCCCCTGGCCCCGGCCTCGGCGGGCAGCCCCTCCCGTCCGCGATGGCACGTCCGCACCTGGCGCGCGATGTCGTGCGCTACGTCGGCGAGCCCGTGGCGGCAGTGGTGACCGAGACCCGCGCGCAGGGCGTGGACGCCGCCGAACTGGTCTCGGTCGACTACGAGCCGCTGGACGCGGTCGTCGACGTCGACGACGCGCTGCGGGACGAGGTGCTGCTGTTCCCCGAGGCGGGCACCAACACCGCCGCCCGGTCCGGCGAGCGCGACGAGTCGCTGTTCGACGGCTGCGAGGTCGTCGTCACGCGGCGGATCGAGAACCAGCGGCTGGCCGCCGCGCCGCTGGAGACCCGCGCCGCGGCGTGCGCGTGGGGCGACGACGGCAGGCTCACGATGTGGCTGTCGAACCAGAACGCCCAGGCGTGCCGCGACGCCGTCCAGGCGCAACTCGGGCTCGACGAGGGCCAGGTCCGCGTCATCACCCCCGACGTCGGCGGCGGTTTCGGCGCCAAGATCGGCATCGACCCCGACGCCGTGCTGCTGGGCTGGCTGTCCCGGCGGGCCGGCAGACCGCTGCGGTGGTCGGAGAGCCGCAGCGAGAACATGGTGGCGATGACCCACGGCCGCGGGCAGCGCCAGATCGTGACCATCGGCGGCGACCGCGAGGGCAGGATCCTGGCCTACCGGCTCGACCTGGTGCAGGACCTCGGCGCGTACCCGCTGATGTCGGCTTTCCTGCCGACCTTCACCGGCCTGATGGCCGGCGGCCCCTACGACATCGCCAAGGTCGAGACGACCGCCCGCTGCGTGGTCACCAACACGATGTCCACCGCCGCCTACCGGGGCGCCGGCCGGCCGGAGGCGACCGCGGCGATCGAGCGCGCCGTGGACCTGTTCGCCGCCGAGGTCGGGCTGGACCCGGCCGAGGTGCGGCGCCGCAACGCGGTGCGAGCCGAGCAGTTCCCGTACCGGACGGCGACCGGGCTGGTCTACGACAGCGGCGAGTACGTCCGCGCGATCGACGCGGTGCTCGACGCCGCGGACTACCGCGCGCTCCGGGAGGAGCAGGCCCGTCGGCGCGCGGAGGGCGCGATCCGCCAGCTCGGGCTCGGCATCTCCCTGTACGTCGAGATCACCGCGCCGAACAACACCGAGGGCGAGCACGGGCGCGTCGAGGTGCTGCCCGACGGCAGCGCCCTGGTGCTCACCGGCAGCTCCGCGCACGGCCAGGGCCACGCCACCTCGTTCGCGATGCTGGTGGCCGACCAGCTCGGCATCGACATCGACCGCGTCCAGGTGGTCCACGGCGACACCGACCGGGTGCCCGCGGGAGCCGGGACGATGGGTTCGCGGTCGCTCCAGCTCGGCGGGTCGGCGGTGCAGCGCGCCGCGGTGGACGTGCGGGACAAGGGACGGGCGCTGGCCGCCGAGCTGATCGAGATCGACGAGCGGGACGTGGAGCTGGTCGACGGCGACTGGCGGGTGCGCGGCGCCGCGTCGGTCGGGATCTCGTGGGCCGAGCTGGCCGAGCGCGCGAGTGACCGCGGTGGGCTGGCAGCCGACGTGCACTTCGTCTCCGACAGCCCGACCTTCCCGTTCGGGGTGCACCTGGCCGTCGTCGAGGTCGACACCGAGACCGGCGCGGTCGAGCACGTCCGCCACGTCACCGTCGACGACGCCGGTCCGGTGCTCAACCCGGTCCTGGCCGAGGGCCAGCGCCACGGCGGGATCGCGCAGGGCGCGGCGCAGGCGCTGCTGGAGCACATGTCCTACGACGCCGACGGCAACCCGCAGACGGCGAACTTCGCCGACTACGCCATCATCACCGCTTCCGAGCTGCCCCGGTTCGAACTGCTGCGCATGGAGACGCCGACTACGCTGAACCCGTTGGGAGTCAAGGGAATCGGTGAGGCGGGGACGATCGGTGCGACGCCGGCGGTGCACAACGCGGTCGTCGACGCGCTGTCCCACCTCGGCGTCAGCCACATCGACATGCCCACCACGCCCGAGCGGGTGTGGGCGGCGATCAACGAGGCATGA
- a CDS encoding PucR family transcriptional regulator, translating to MADVQFDQRDLRMLLREATRPDGTRMLLRWLAERLGVRALLLNRFGELVASYPEGPEPETAREQDLLAEAADTIASVLSQRFHAAAHDAGTHSVRVLAVDAEQLGPVLVVARRGAFPDDANALIADVVRLLRLRWRADEADRRRAELERAESLNREAILHMLMVGQLDGARRAAGALGQRLPDVLRVYLIECAGGDRAEAARRCSLVCGDRAWIIPCPAYHDQIIVLASASDAGTLESLDDELHEIADGALCIGAGEVVPLRDTAAGYRQAFHALAVARSNPTRFALFSPRAELDALLGVEGVVWARAVLAPLLDSTSERGQDPDSGELLATLHSWLSFYGRAAAQLKVHRNTVATRLRRIERTLSCDLTELETQAVLHLAVRLLDRPRRTAAVRGAVPDLDSVLDTDPVRQWAAAVLAPILDKDPRLFLDTLRTWLVNNARLDGTAAALGVSVPGARKRLLRIEEALGRSLLNGPSARYDLLFALRIRQRGWTDAAS from the coding sequence ATGGCCGATGTGCAGTTCGATCAGCGCGACTTGCGGATGCTGCTGCGCGAGGCCACCCGGCCGGACGGGACGCGGATGCTGCTGCGCTGGCTCGCCGAGCGGCTCGGCGTGCGGGCGCTGCTGCTGAACCGGTTCGGCGAGCTGGTCGCCTCGTACCCGGAGGGACCGGAGCCGGAAACGGCGCGGGAACAGGATCTGCTGGCGGAGGCGGCCGACACCATCGCGTCGGTGCTGTCGCAGCGCTTCCACGCCGCGGCGCACGACGCCGGAACGCATTCGGTGCGGGTGCTCGCCGTCGACGCCGAGCAGCTCGGCCCGGTGCTCGTGGTGGCCCGGCGCGGGGCCTTCCCCGACGACGCGAACGCGCTGATCGCCGACGTGGTGCGCCTGCTGCGGCTGCGGTGGCGGGCCGACGAGGCCGACCGCCGCCGAGCCGAGCTGGAGCGGGCGGAGTCGCTCAACCGCGAGGCGATCCTGCACATGCTCATGGTCGGCCAGCTCGACGGCGCGCGCCGCGCCGCGGGCGCGTTGGGGCAGCGGCTCCCAGACGTGCTGCGCGTCTACCTCATCGAGTGCGCGGGCGGCGACCGCGCGGAGGCCGCCCGCCGCTGTTCGCTGGTGTGCGGGGACCGGGCGTGGATCATCCCGTGCCCGGCGTACCACGACCAGATCATCGTGCTGGCCTCCGCCTCGGACGCCGGGACGCTGGAGTCGCTGGACGACGAGCTGCACGAGATCGCCGACGGCGCGCTGTGCATCGGTGCGGGCGAGGTGGTGCCGCTTCGCGACACCGCCGCCGGCTACCGGCAGGCGTTCCACGCGCTGGCCGTCGCCAGGAGCAACCCGACGCGCTTCGCGTTGTTCAGCCCGCGTGCGGAGCTCGACGCGCTGCTCGGCGTCGAGGGCGTGGTGTGGGCGCGCGCGGTTCTCGCGCCGCTGCTGGACTCCACCTCCGAACGCGGCCAGGACCCCGACTCCGGTGAACTGCTCGCGACGCTGCACTCGTGGCTCAGCTTCTACGGCCGCGCGGCCGCGCAGCTGAAGGTGCACCGCAACACGGTTGCGACCCGGTTGCGCCGGATTGAACGGACGTTGTCCTGCGACTTGACGGAACTTGAAACCCAGGCGGTGCTGCACCTGGCCGTCCGGTTGCTCGACCGTCCACGAAGGACTGCCGCCGTGCGCGGCGCGGTTCCCGATCTCGACAGCGTCCTCGACACGGACCCGGTGCGGCAGTGGGCGGCCGCGGTGCTCGCGCCGATCCTCGACAAGGACCCCCGCCTGTTCCTGGACACGCTGCGAACGTGGCTGGTCAACAACGCCAGGCTGGACGGCACGGCCGCCGCCCTGGGCGTCTCGGTGCCGGGTGCGCGCAAACGCCTGCTGCGCATAGAGGAGGCGCTGGGACGCTCGCTGCTGAACGGTCCTTCGGCCCGCTACGACCTCCTGTTCGCCTTGCGGATCCGGCAGCGCGGCTGGACCGACGCAGCATCCTGA
- a CDS encoding MFS transporter, translating to MVTDRPLATGERAGYREWAGLAVLALPTLLLAVDNSVLFLALPHLSEDLAPTGGQQLWIMDSYGFMIAGFLVTMGTLGDRVGRRRLLMSGAAAFGVVSVLAAYAPSAEALIAARALLGVAGATLMPSTLALITEMFTDRRQRALAIGVFMSCFMGGAVFGPVVGGFVLQRFWWGAVFLMGVPVMLLLLATGPLLLPQSRGNGRGRLDLVSVALSLAAILPVIYGLKAIAANGASWTALLVAAAGGGFGALFVRRQRTLADPLLDLRLFANRSFSAALVILLFAMCLQGGVYLLVGQYLQMVEGLSPLAAGIWMAPPAVALGIGSVLSPLLARRFRPGVVIGGGLLLSVPGFLLLAVADHSGGPALLVAATTIGFLGTAPIGALGIDLVVGSAPPERAGAASSVAETSGEFGIAFGVAAFGSVGAAVYQRSVADSIPRGVPPEAADAARETLPGAVAAVEGLPGDTAGELLGAAQQAFTTGLTTVAGLCAVVVAVLAVLSLTVLRGLRTA from the coding sequence ATGGTCACCGACCGACCGCTCGCCACCGGTGAACGCGCCGGTTACCGCGAATGGGCCGGCCTCGCCGTGCTCGCCCTGCCCACCCTGCTGCTCGCGGTGGACAACAGCGTGCTGTTCCTGGCGTTGCCGCACCTCAGCGAGGACCTGGCCCCGACGGGCGGCCAGCAGCTCTGGATCATGGACAGCTACGGGTTCATGATCGCCGGTTTCCTGGTCACCATGGGCACGCTCGGCGACCGCGTCGGCAGGCGCAGGCTGCTGATGTCCGGCGCCGCCGCGTTCGGCGTCGTGTCGGTGCTGGCGGCCTACGCGCCCAGCGCCGAGGCCCTCATCGCGGCCAGGGCGCTGCTGGGCGTCGCCGGTGCGACGCTGATGCCCTCGACGCTGGCGCTGATCACCGAGATGTTCACCGACCGGCGGCAGCGCGCGCTGGCGATCGGCGTCTTCATGAGCTGTTTCATGGGCGGTGCGGTGTTCGGCCCGGTGGTCGGCGGGTTCGTGCTCCAGCGGTTCTGGTGGGGAGCGGTGTTCCTGATGGGCGTTCCGGTCATGCTGCTGCTCCTGGCGACCGGGCCGCTGCTGCTGCCGCAGTCGCGCGGGAACGGGCGAGGCAGGCTCGACCTGGTCAGCGTGGCGCTCTCGCTCGCCGCGATCCTGCCGGTCATCTACGGCCTCAAGGCGATCGCCGCGAACGGAGCGAGCTGGACGGCGTTGCTCGTCGCGGCGGCCGGCGGGGGCTTCGGCGCGCTGTTCGTGCGGCGGCAGCGCACTCTCGCCGATCCGCTGCTCGACCTGCGGCTTTTCGCCAACCGCTCGTTCAGCGCGGCGCTGGTGATCCTGCTCTTCGCGATGTGCCTGCAGGGCGGTGTCTACCTGCTCGTCGGCCAGTACCTGCAGATGGTCGAGGGACTTTCCCCGCTCGCGGCGGGGATCTGGATGGCGCCGCCCGCGGTCGCGCTGGGCATCGGCTCGGTGCTGTCGCCGCTGCTCGCACGGAGGTTCCGCCCGGGCGTGGTGATCGGAGGCGGGCTCCTGCTGTCGGTGCCCGGTTTCCTCCTGCTGGCCGTGGCCGACCACAGCGGGGGACCGGCGCTGCTGGTGGCCGCGACGACCATCGGATTCCTCGGGACCGCCCCCATCGGTGCGCTCGGCATCGACCTGGTCGTCGGGTCGGCGCCTCCGGAGAGGGCGGGCGCGGCGTCCTCGGTCGCCGAGACCAGCGGCGAGTTCGGGATCGCCTTCGGCGTGGCGGCCTTCGGCAGCGTCGGAGCGGCCGTCTACCAGCGCAGCGTGGCGGACTCGATTCCCCGCGGCGTGCCACCGGAGGCGGCCGATGCCGCCCGCGAGACGCTGCCGGGTGCGGTGGCCGCGGTCGAAGGGCTTCCCGGGGACACCGCCGGCGAACTGCTCGGTGCGGCGCAGCAGGCCTTCACGACCGGCCTGACGACGGTCGCGGGCCTGTGCGCGGTGGTCGTCGCCGTGCTCGCGGTGCTCTCGCTGACCGTGCTGCGCGGGCTGCGGACCGCGTAG
- a CDS encoding FAD binding domain-containing protein — MIPAAFTYRRAGSVDDALALLAEHGEDAKLLAGGHSLLPLMKLRLAVPEVVVDLGGLPDLSYVEDRGDTVAIGAMTRHHDLATSELLGREVPLLAHAAGTIGDPQVRHRGTIGGSLVHGDPASDLPAVALALDAVLVVRGPAGSREVPATEFFKDFFETAVEPGELLTEIRIAKRGGQGWDFQKFTRRAIDWAIVGVAVAGDAVALVNMGPKPMRASAVEAALAAGASPAEAAEHAAEGTSPPDEHNAGAAYRQHLAKVLVRRALENARTR, encoded by the coding sequence ATGATCCCCGCCGCGTTCACCTACCGGCGGGCCGGCTCCGTCGACGACGCGCTCGCCCTGCTCGCCGAGCACGGCGAGGACGCCAAGCTGCTGGCGGGCGGCCACTCGCTGCTGCCGCTGATGAAGCTGCGGCTGGCGGTGCCCGAGGTCGTGGTCGACCTCGGCGGCCTGCCGGACCTCTCCTACGTCGAGGACCGGGGCGACACCGTCGCCATCGGCGCCATGACCCGCCACCACGACCTCGCGACCTCGGAGCTGCTCGGCCGGGAGGTGCCGCTGCTGGCGCACGCGGCGGGCACGATCGGCGATCCGCAGGTCCGCCACCGGGGCACGATCGGCGGTTCGCTGGTGCACGGCGATCCCGCGTCGGACCTCCCGGCTGTCGCGCTCGCGCTGGACGCGGTGCTGGTCGTGCGCGGTCCGGCGGGCTCGCGGGAGGTGCCCGCCACCGAGTTCTTCAAGGACTTCTTCGAGACCGCCGTCGAGCCCGGTGAGCTGCTGACCGAGATCCGCATCGCCAAGCGGGGCGGCCAGGGCTGGGACTTCCAGAAGTTCACCCGGCGGGCCATCGACTGGGCGATCGTCGGCGTCGCGGTGGCCGGTGACGCGGTTGCGCTGGTGAACATGGGTCCGAAGCCGATGCGGGCGAGCGCGGTGGAGGCCGCGCTGGCCGCGGGCGCGTCGCCGGCCGAGGCCGCCGAGCACGCGGCCGAGGGCACCTCGCCGCCGGACGAGCACAACGCCGGCGCCGCCTACCGGCAGCATCTGGCGAAGGTGCTCGTGAGGCGTGCGCTGGAGAACGCCCGGACGCGCTGA
- a CDS encoding cytochrome P450 family protein, with protein MRPVEIDDEFVTCPHAAYARLREQGPVHRAVAPDGSRVWLVTRYDDVRAALADSRLSLDKAHATDGYRGLSLPPALDANLLNMDAPEHTRLRRTVTRAFTAHRTELLRPRVQEIADELLAAVAGQERAELMSAFAGPLPITVICELLGVDARDRPDFRAWTDEMLAPSTPDRARDSLRSLYAFLVDLIARKRAEPGADMPSTLVGLRDEDGSLTEDELTSTAFLVLFAGYENTVNLIGNGLAALLARPAQLAAVRSDRGLLPSTVEELLRFDPPPQLSIRRFPKEDLEIGGVRIPAGDTVLLSLVSAHHDPARFTSPGELIPDRADNAHLAFGHGPHFCIGAPLARMEAEVAFSTVLTRFPALSLAVDPAELRWRPSFRNRGLRELPVRLS; from the coding sequence ATGCGACCGGTCGAGATCGACGACGAGTTCGTGACCTGCCCGCACGCGGCGTACGCGCGGCTGCGCGAGCAGGGTCCCGTGCACCGGGCGGTGGCACCGGACGGCTCGCGCGTCTGGCTGGTCACCCGCTACGACGACGTCCGCGCCGCGCTGGCCGACTCGCGGCTGTCGCTGGACAAGGCGCACGCCACCGACGGCTACCGCGGCCTGTCGCTGCCGCCCGCCCTGGACGCGAACCTGCTCAACATGGACGCGCCCGAGCACACCCGGCTGCGCCGGACCGTCACCAGGGCGTTCACCGCGCACCGCACCGAACTGCTGCGGCCCCGCGTCCAGGAGATCGCCGACGAACTGCTCGCCGCCGTCGCGGGCCAGGAGCGGGCGGAGCTGATGTCGGCCTTCGCGGGTCCGCTGCCGATCACCGTGATCTGCGAGTTGCTGGGCGTCGACGCGCGGGACCGGCCGGACTTCCGGGCGTGGACCGACGAGATGCTCGCGCCGTCCACACCCGACCGCGCCCGCGATTCGCTGCGCTCCCTGTACGCGTTCCTGGTCGACCTGATCGCGCGCAAACGCGCCGAACCCGGTGCGGACATGCCGAGCACACTGGTCGGGCTGCGGGACGAAGACGGCAGCCTGACCGAGGACGAGCTGACCTCCACGGCCTTCCTGGTGCTGTTCGCCGGCTACGAGAACACCGTGAACCTGATCGGCAACGGGCTCGCCGCCCTGCTGGCCCGCCCGGCGCAGCTCGCTGCCGTCCGGTCCGACCGCGGCCTACTTCCGTCCACAGTGGAGGAGCTGTTGCGGTTCGACCCTCCGCCGCAGCTTTCCATCCGCCGGTTTCCAAAGGAGGATCTGGAGATCGGCGGGGTGCGGATTCCGGCGGGCGACACCGTGCTGCTCTCCCTGGTCTCCGCGCACCACGATCCGGCCCGCTTCACCTCGCCCGGCGAACTGATACCCGACCGCGCCGACAACGCGCACCTGGCGTTCGGCCACGGACCGCACTTCTGCATCGGCGCCCCGCTGGCCCGGATGGAGGCCGAGGTCGCCTTCAGCACCGTCCTCACCCGCTTCCCCGCACTCTCGCTGGCAGTGGACCCCGCGGAACTCCGGTGGCGGCCGTCGTTCCGCAACCGCGGCCTGCGGGAACTGCCGGTGCGGTTGTCCTGA
- a CDS encoding MFS transporter: protein MSGTASSPATSPSDMSAAARPPMVLCAASFVSTFDRFAVTPMLLLIALDLRAPLAATVAAASGYFLAYGLSQAAWGVLSDRYGRVRIMRATLLGAAAAGLVSAVVPSLGALVAARVVAGACFGAVVPTALTYVGDTVPVARRQRALSELMGLMALGTALATAVGGVLADLLHWRAVFAAPAVLALACSFALRGLPEPERAAVGGMRQHFAAVLRNRWALLVFGLALVEGGALLGTMTFLASALQSGGVEASVAGIATGAYGVGVWLFSLLLRKAFSGRPVWLLITIGGAQMCAGYALVSLRVDVVTVVVTTLLLGGGWSFMHSSLQTWATSVAPSARGTAVSFFAAALFCGSAVASALGGFLVERGRYALLFAATTALAVALTAVAALARRRYEAGQR from the coding sequence ATGTCCGGTACCGCCAGCTCCCCCGCCACCTCCCCCAGCGACATGTCCGCCGCCGCACGACCGCCGATGGTGCTGTGCGCGGCCTCCTTCGTCAGCACCTTCGACCGCTTCGCGGTCACCCCGATGCTGCTGCTCATCGCCTTGGACCTGCGGGCACCGCTGGCCGCCACCGTGGCCGCCGCGAGCGGCTACTTCCTCGCCTACGGCCTGTCCCAGGCCGCGTGGGGTGTGCTGTCGGACCGCTACGGCCGAGTCCGCATCATGCGGGCCACCCTGCTGGGAGCCGCTGCCGCCGGGCTGGTCTCGGCGGTCGTGCCCTCGCTGGGCGCGCTCGTGGCCGCACGCGTGGTCGCGGGCGCCTGCTTCGGCGCGGTGGTCCCGACCGCGCTGACCTACGTGGGCGACACCGTGCCCGTGGCGCGGCGGCAGCGCGCGCTGTCCGAGCTCATGGGGCTCATGGCCCTCGGCACCGCGCTGGCGACCGCGGTGGGCGGGGTCCTGGCCGACCTCCTGCACTGGCGTGCGGTGTTCGCCGCACCCGCCGTGCTCGCCCTCGCCTGTTCCTTCGCGCTGCGCGGCCTGCCCGAACCCGAGCGCGCGGCCGTCGGCGGGATGCGGCAGCACTTCGCCGCGGTGTTGCGGAACCGCTGGGCGCTGCTTGTCTTCGGGCTGGCGCTCGTCGAGGGCGGGGCACTGCTGGGCACGATGACGTTCCTGGCCTCCGCACTGCAGAGCGGCGGTGTCGAAGCCTCCGTCGCCGGAATCGCGACCGGGGCCTACGGCGTCGGCGTGTGGCTGTTCTCGTTGCTGCTGCGCAAAGCCTTCAGCGGGCGTCCGGTTTGGCTGCTGATCACGATCGGCGGCGCCCAGATGTGCGCGGGCTACGCGCTGGTGAGCCTGCGCGTCGACGTCGTCACCGTGGTCGTCACGACGTTGCTGCTGGGCGGCGGCTGGTCGTTCATGCACTCGTCGTTGCAGACGTGGGCGACGTCGGTGGCACCGTCGGCACGGGGCACGGCCGTCTCGTTCTTCGCCGCCGCCCTGTTCTGCGGCAGCGCCGTCGCGTCGGCCCTCGGCGGGTTCCTCGTCGAACGGGGTCGGTACGCGCTGCTGTTCGCGGCGACGACGGCGCTGGCGGTGGCGCTGACCGCGGTGGCGGCCCTGGCCCGCCGCCGCTACGAAGCCGGGCAGCGGTGA